The genomic region CGCCACCAGGACGCCGCCGAACAGGTACGGGAGGATGAGGAGCGCGTAGTCCCACGTGGAGCGGGCCCACGCCAATCCCTCCTCTTTGCCGACCCAGAACGGGAGAAGAACAAGCAGCGCGACGAGGAACACCCCGGCCACCGCGTACCGGTGCCGCCAAAGGGTGGTATAGGCCGACGGGCTGTACTCCACCCCTACGATCTCCGCCTTGGGGAGGGAGGCGATCTCCTCCCCTCCTTCCGGCACCAAAAGAAGAGAGGAGGCTTCCTCCCCAGCGCGGGTGCCGGAGACGACGGACCCGTCGCGGAGCGTCACCGTGACGCCCGCCGGTCGGCCCCAGGTGGCGATCACGAGCACCGCGATCATGAGCGCAAACAGAACGACCGTCTTCCACAGCGCGCGGGCCGGGGGAGGGGGCGTCGGCACCGCGGCATCCGCCTTCGCCTTCTCCTCCTTCCGGAACAGGGCGTGCATCGCGAGCCCGATCACGATCGAGAAGACCACCGCGCCGATCGCGCGGGCGATCCCGAGGGACGGCCCCAGCACGCGCGCGGTGAGGATGATCGCCAGCACGTTGATCGCCGGCCCCGAGTAGAGGAACGCCGTCGCCGGCCCGAGGCCCGCGCCCCGCGTGTAGATCCCGGCGAACAGCGGCAGCACGGTGCACGAGCACACGGCCAGCACCGTCCCCGCGACCGAGGCCACCCCGTAGGCGAGGATCCTCTTCGCCCCGTAGCCGAGGTAGCGGATCACGGACGCCTGCGACACGAGCACCGCGATCCCGCCGGCGATGAACAGGGCTGGGATGAGGCAGGTGAGCACGTGCTCCCGGGCGTAGTCCTGGAGGAGGAGGACCGCCTCCGACAGGGCCTTCTGCACGGCCGGAGCCGACCACGGGACGAGGTACGCAGCGAGGAACGTGCCTCCCAGGAGGAGGGACAGACGCAGTTCGCGCTTCATTCAGATTGCCGTGAGCACTGCAGGTTGGCCAGGCAGGACAACAGACGGGGGATGTCGGGCCGGACGAGCCGCCACATGATCCGCACTCCATCGCGCCGAGAGACGATCAGACCCGCCCGCGAGAGAACGGCGAGGTGCCGCGAGACGACGGATGGATCGAGGTTGAGCGAGGGCACGAACTCGCACCCGCACCGCTCGCCGTCCTCGAGAAGGCGCAGCAGCTCCACCCGGGCCGGGTGGGCGAGGGCCTTGCCGATCGTGCTCAGAACCGATTCATCCGTCTCTATCGCGTTACTTGTCATATTGCACAACCATGCACGAATGCCCGCATCCTAGTACGGACAACCCATCCTGTCAAGGCCGATGGAAGGCCCTCGTGTCCCGGCTGAGAGGGACACCCGGGGGAGATGCGTGCGCGAGCAGCATGGCTGAGAAGGGCCTGTGGGGCCTTCGACCGCGCGGAGGACACCGGATCCTTGAGGCTAGACAGTGCTCCCCCGCAAAGTGCGCGGAGTGGGCAGAGAGACGATCGTAGCGTCGATCTTTGTTCCCAACGGAATTTTGGTGATCCCATAACTGCCGAACCGCGGGAAGCGGCCAACGGACCCCGAACAGCGGGGTTCGCGGCGCCCTTCCAGGTTGGGGATGGCGATGCGCGCCAATCCGCCTGCGGGTGGCGTGCCAGCAGGAGACGTGCACCGAGGGGGCCGCGGGCCTCGGAGCTCCCCCAGCGTCTCCGAGGATCAGGCGACTACGTGCAAAGCCTGGGGCCGCAGCGAAACCTCGATCTCCTGGATGGGTTCCGGAAGGAGCTCCCCATCCATGTGCACCGGGACCGGCCGATCGCTGCGGATCGAAACCCGCTGGGCCTTCTTGGCGTGCACGCGCGCTAAGTCGAGGTAGGTCCCGTCGCGCGTCTTGGGGAGGACCACGCACCGCACCACGCGCGGGTAATCGCCGATGATCCCCACATCGAGCGCCCCGTCATCGAGGCAGGCCTGCGGGGCGAGGCGGTACCCTCCCCCGGCGTAGGAACCGTTCATCACCGATACGGCCAACACCTTCCCCGTGAACGTCCACCCATCGCCCACGACCTCCGCCCGGAACGCGCGGAAGCGGATCACCTCGAGGACGGTCGCCGAGAGGTACCCAAGTTCTCCCTTCAGGGCCCGCATGCGGAGGTAGTCCGCGGCGATCTGGCCGTCAATGCCCATCCCCACCGAGTTGAGGGAGAACTGTCCGTTGACGTTTGCCACATCCACGATCCGCACCTCACCGCGGGCGAGGATTGCCGCGGCGCCGGCGAGGTCCCGGGGGATCCCCAGCACCCGGATGTAGTCGTTCCCTGACCCCATGGGGAGGATCCCCAGGGCGACGTCCGTCCCCACCAGGGCCTGGCCGACCTCGTGGACCGTCCCGTCCCCCCCCGCCGCGGCGACGACCGTCGCCCCCGCCCGCACCGCATCCCGGGCGAGCTCGATCGCGTGTCCCGGCCCGTCCGTGAGGACGACCTGGGCTAGAATCCCCGCCGCCTCAAGGGCCTGGCTCAGCTCCTCCCGTCGCTCCCCGGCCCGGCCGCGATCCGCCGCCGGGTTGAGGACCACGTGTACCTGTCCCATGGCCTCATTCTACCTCGGTTGACGGGGAGGATGAGCTTTACTTCCCTGCCCCGGCCGGCCGCCGCGGACGGGTACGCCCGGGAGGACTCGAACCTCCGGCCTGCGGTTTAGGAAACCGCTGCTCTGTCCAGCTGAGCTACGGGCGCCTCGCCCGCCATCATAGTCGGCGCCGCCCCACCGATGCAACCGGCCGTGCGCTGTCACCTTCTGCGGGCCCGGTGCCGCTTCATCCCATAGAGGACCTCGTCCGCCCGGCGGAGGAGGGCCTCGACCGTGGTCGGGCCATCCCGGACCGGGTTCCACACCGCGTGGCCCACGCTCAGGCTCACCGAAAGGCCGGGCACGTCAGGGAGGGAGATCCCCCGCACCGCCTCCTGCAGCCGCGGGAGGACGCCCGTCCCGTCCCCCGTCTCGGGGAGGACAAGCACGAACTCCTCCCCCCCATAGCGGAACACGTAATCCCCCGCCCGCACGCTCCCGCGGAGGACCTCCGCAACGCGGCGCAGCACGGCGTCGCCCACCAGGTGTCCATGACGATCGTTCACACTCTTGAAGTCGTCAACATCCGCCATGACGAGGGTCAGGGGGTGTCCATAGCGCTTCGCCCGCTCGATCTCCCGCTCCAGGACCCCCACCAGAGTCCTCCGGTTGTAGAGGCCGGTCAGGGGATCGCGGATCGCCTGCTCCCGCAGTTGTTCCTCAACGCGGATCCGCCGGATCTCCTCCTGGAGGTGCCCGGCGAAGATCTCGGCCACGAGCGTATCCTCGGCGGAGAAGGCATCGCACGCCGTGGACACCACCTGGAACACGCCGAAGTCCCCGATCGGAACGGACAGGATGCTCCGCAGATCGGGCCGGACCGGCCGCGCTTGCGGCATGTCCTCGAGGTTGCCCGAGATCGTTTGGCCGCGCGCAAGCGTCTGCCAGGCGACCCCCTCCCCCTGCCGCAGGGGGCGGCCCTCGACCCCCACCGAGGCCTGGGGGACGAGCCAATCCCCTTCGACCAGGCTCACGGTGTAGGTGGTGAACCCGAGGATCCGCACCGCCTCGTGGGCAGCCACCTCACACAGCTCTTCCACCGTCGTGCAGCTTGAAAGCCGCATCACCAGCCCGTGGAGGCCAGCCAGCCGCTCGTTCACGGCCTCCACCTGTCCCAGCCGCTCCAACCCGGCCAGAGCCACAGCGAGCTCGGAGGCAACGATGTTGAGGAGATCCCGGTCCTCGGCGGGGATCCCGCTTGCCGCCGCAGTTTGGACATCCAAAATCCCGAACACCCTCTCCCCGAGGACGATGGGGACGGCGAGCTCGCTATGCGTGGTGGGGTCCCCGATGACGTAGCGCTCATCGCTCGACACGTCCGCCGCGTACTCCGGTTCCCGCGACCGGAACGCGGCGGTGGTGATCCCCCTCCCGTTCCTGCCGAATCGCATCCCCTGGGCCCACGCGATCTCGTCGTGCCCCGCCACCACCGTCAGCTCTTCCCCACATGGCTCGAGGATCGCGCATGGCCGATAGCCCAACACGGACCCGGTCAGCTCGAGGACGAGGCTGTACAGTTCACCCTTATCGCGGGCGAGCTTCATTCGGCGCGAGTATGCCTCCACCCTCCTCAGCTTCTCCTCGAGGACCGCCAGTCCGGCGTAGGTGCGCGCGTTGTGGATCGCCGTGGCCACCGGGGCGGAGATCGTCTCCAGAAGGCGGAGGTCCTCCTCCCCGTAAGCGCCCGGAGCGAAACTTTGGACCGAGAGGGCGCCCAGCACCTCATCCTGAAAGAGGAGGGGGACGCCAAGCCAACTCCGCACATCCTTGCCCACCAATTGCGGCGCCGCCGGGAGCTGATCGCTCTCGGCCTCGAAGTCGCGGACGAGGAGGGGACGCTTGGTGGCCACGATCCAGCCCGTCAGGCTCTGCTCATGATCGAGGGGGTGCACGACCTCGGGAAGGCGCTCCCCTTCCTCCACTGCGTACGCAAGCCGGAACTCACGGCGGGCGGCGTCCACCAGTGCGAGGACGAACGCATCGCAGGGGATGAGCCGGGCGATCTCCTCGTACACCCGGGCGAACACGCTCTCGAGGTCGAGGCTCGTCCCCAGGGCAACCGACACCTCATACAGCCCTCGCAGGTTGGCGTTCAGGGCCTGGAGGTCCTCCACGATCTTCGCCCGCTCGATCGCCGCGCCAAGCGTCCTCGCTGCCATCCGGAGGGCCTCGACCTCGATCTCTGACCACTCCCGCTCCCGGACGCAGTCGTCGAGCCCGAGGAACCCCCACCGCTCGGTGGCCACGAAGATCGGCACGGCGAGGAGGGAGAGGATCCCCTGAGGCCGAAGGACGGACTGCTCCGCGGGGGGGAACTCCCGCACCGGGCCCGCGATCGGCTCCCCGCGGGAGAACGCCTCCTCCCACCGGGATAACCCACCCTCCAGGTACGGAAGACCCTGGAGCTTAGGGTTACCGATCTGGGGAGAGATGCCAGGTGCCACCCATTCGAACTTCTGGCTGGCCAGCCGTCGCCCGGCTGCGTCGCGGTGGTCCTGGAAGAGGTAGACCCGGCTCACCCCGATCGCCTCCCCTAGGCGAGCCAGAACCCCCGGGATCTCCTCATCGAGGGGCTGGGCCCGCAGGAACAGCTCTGCAGCGAAGGCCACGGCGCCGAGCACCGCGTCGCGGCGGGCGGTCGCCTCCTCGGCCGCCACCCGCTCCGTGAGATCAACGAGGGACACGAGAACGCGGTCGTAGGTCTTTTCGTGGCCGGGGAAGACCCGCCACTTGAGCTGAACGTGAACCGCCCTTCCCTGGACGTCTGGATTGACGACGAGGAAGGTCGCCTCCGTCTTCCCCTGCCAGATGGCGAGGAGCTGTTGGACAAACGGGGCGCCCGGTTCCGTAAGGATCTTCCCCCGAAGATGGGCGACCTGTTGGGCCTGGTCCCGCGCGCCGTAGAGGGCGAGGGCAGCGCGGTTGGCATGGACGAGGCGCATCGCTTCCGCACACGCCCGGAGGAAGTCGGGGTTCTCCGCGACGTAGGCTATGAGGTCGCTCACCCCCTGCCCACGAAGGGCGTCGAGCATCGTCTTGACCCCTGAGAAGTCCTCCACGTGAATCCCCACCGGCGATTCCTCGAATAGGAGCCGCCACTGGGCCTCGCTCTCCCGGAGCGTGGCGTAGAGGGAGGCGTTCTCCAACGCCACCGCAATCTGGCGGGCGAGAGAGGTCAGGAACTCGACCTGCCCAGCGAAGGCCCTTCTCTCGTAGCTGTGGACGTAGAGGATCCCCATCACCCGCCCCTCGCCGCGGATGGGGATCCCCGCCAGGGACCGGATGCCTCCCTCAATGAGGACGGGGCTCACCTGGAGGGGGGCCTGGCGACGGCCCGGCCACCGGATCGGAGGATCGGTGGTCCCATCGTCCCGGATCTCCTCGATCACCACCGGCTGCCCCGTCTCCCGGATCCAGGCCGATAACCCGCGTTCGCGGATCTGGAGGGGGATCGGGGGCGCGCCGTGGGGCTCGAGGGTGCGGAGGGGCCGTCCCCCCTCATCGAACAGGAGCACGTTGGCGAAGTCGGCCCCCGTGGCATCTTGTACCAGCGTAACCACGTCCTGGACAAGCTTATCTCGGTCGAGCGTCGCGGAGAGGAGGATGGACGCGCGGTAGAGGGCCTGAAGCTGCG from Candidatus Bipolaricaulis anaerobius harbors:
- a CDS encoding ArsR/SmtB family transcription factor — protein: MTSNAIETDESVLSTIGKALAHPARVELLRLLEDGERCGCEFVPSLNLDPSVVSRHLAVLSRAGLIVSRRDGVRIMWRLVRPDIPRLLSCLANLQCSRQSE
- a CDS encoding diacylglycerol/lipid kinase family protein, which encodes MGQVHVVLNPAADRGRAGERREELSQALEAAGILAQVVLTDGPGHAIELARDAVRAGATVVAAAGGDGTVHEVGQALVGTDVALGILPMGSGNDYIRVLGIPRDLAGAAAILARGEVRIVDVANVNGQFSLNSVGMGIDGQIAADYLRMRALKGELGYLSATVLEVIRFRAFRAEVVGDGWTFTGKVLAVSVMNGSYAGGGYRLAPQACLDDGALDVGIIGDYPRVVRCVVLPKTRDGTYLDLARVHAKKAQRVSIRSDRPVPVHMDGELLPEPIQEIEVSLRPQALHVVA
- a CDS encoding GAF domain-containing protein, with the protein product MDHGHGAHLVEFLRALNSDPALPAVARTILEHALEILPQAQSATFLSLNDEEGVFEYQAAVGYDLGELSQLKLPQDRTIQHQLGLTSPAIIRDPQRLYRDLLPPPIARELDAFPVAAFITFPILVAGEVIAYFNVNSRDDPDAFSPADLDRLQGVWEEITLAVRRARERAALADSERRFRLLFERLADPVYITSLDGTILEANPAAERQTGYSRSELIGMNIMRDLAAEEPAITYDTANERLAHGEIVHFEEKKRRKDGTVFITDCAITLFEYKGKPATLSVNRDITDRKGLEQLLESRLTQLQALYRASILLSATLDRDKLVQDVVTLVQDATGADFANVLLFDEGGRPLRTLEPHGAPPIPLQIRERGLSAWIRETGQPVVIEEIRDDGTTDPPIRWPGRRQAPLQVSPVLIEGGIRSLAGIPIRGEGRVMGILYVHSYERRAFAGQVEFLTSLARQIAVALENASLYATLRESEAQWRLLFEESPVGIHVEDFSGVKTMLDALRGQGVSDLIAYVAENPDFLRACAEAMRLVHANRAALALYGARDQAQQVAHLRGKILTEPGAPFVQQLLAIWQGKTEATFLVVNPDVQGRAVHVQLKWRVFPGHEKTYDRVLVSLVDLTERVAAEEATARRDAVLGAVAFAAELFLRAQPLDEEIPGVLARLGEAIGVSRVYLFQDHRDAAGRRLASQKFEWVAPGISPQIGNPKLQGLPYLEGGLSRWEEAFSRGEPIAGPVREFPPAEQSVLRPQGILSLLAVPIFVATERWGFLGLDDCVREREWSEIEVEALRMAARTLGAAIERAKIVEDLQALNANLRGLYEVSVALGTSLDLESVFARVYEEIARLIPCDAFVLALVDAARREFRLAYAVEEGERLPEVVHPLDHEQSLTGWIVATKRPLLVRDFEAESDQLPAAPQLVGKDVRSWLGVPLLFQDEVLGALSVQSFAPGAYGEEDLRLLETISAPVATAIHNARTYAGLAVLEEKLRRVEAYSRRMKLARDKGELYSLVLELTGSVLGYRPCAILEPCGEELTVVAGHDEIAWAQGMRFGRNGRGITTAAFRSREPEYAADVSSDERYVIGDPTTHSELAVPIVLGERVFGILDVQTAAASGIPAEDRDLLNIVASELAVALAGLERLGQVEAVNERLAGLHGLVMRLSSCTTVEELCEVAAHEAVRILGFTTYTVSLVEGDWLVPQASVGVEGRPLRQGEGVAWQTLARGQTISGNLEDMPQARPVRPDLRSILSVPIGDFGVFQVVSTACDAFSAEDTLVAEIFAGHLQEEIRRIRVEEQLREQAIRDPLTGLYNRRTLVGVLEREIERAKRYGHPLTLVMADVDDFKSVNDRHGHLVGDAVLRRVAEVLRGSVRAGDYVFRYGGEEFVLVLPETGDGTGVLPRLQEAVRGISLPDVPGLSVSLSVGHAVWNPVRDGPTTVEALLRRADEVLYGMKRHRARRR
- a CDS encoding permease, producing the protein MKRELRLSLLLGGTFLAAYLVPWSAPAVQKALSEAVLLLQDYAREHVLTCLIPALFIAGGIAVLVSQASVIRYLGYGAKRILAYGVASVAGTVLAVCSCTVLPLFAGIYTRGAGLGPATAFLYSGPAINVLAIILTARVLGPSLGIARAIGAVVFSIVIGLAMHALFRKEEKAKADAAVPTPPPPARALWKTVVLFALMIAVLVIATWGRPAGVTVTLRDGSVVSGTRAGEEASSLLLVPEGGEEIASLPKAEIVGVEYSPSAYTTLWRHRYAVAGVFLVALLVLLPFWVGKEEGLAWARSTWDYALLILPYLFGGVLVAGFLFGRPGEEALIPSAWVQAAVGGNSWASCAVASVAGAFMYFATLTEVPILHGLLGSGMGQGPALALLLAGPALSLPSMLVLRRVLGTKRTGAFILLVVVLSTLAGKLYGTVIGG